A section of the Babesia microti strain RI chromosome I, complete genome genome encodes:
- a CDS encoding hypothetical protein (overlaps_old_locusTagID:BBM_I01850), producing MDVDSELESSSRQEPATQLDDVLFEFAEEVDANERRHLQERAAAMERFSDVSGTVPQTHSRNEHSHMINSQTQSPEASHEAIDNTPNHIENMAESIISSDIVQDVDSSVIPSGPMSSILKDLICPICLEYFFFPVTVSCGHTFCRYCIGHNKLNGKTCPLCRQPIGKSFSINTILTNLVKSLNLRRRVNSIPKEPNYSSVDEQEWWDENCLKPQVCVVLFLRIYFGDQARPSVFFDDLVSCVIDFFNSNNLWDRSKYLFTLADLVTLKRAIGYDKSDKDSTSRLHNWVEDHLLSNPVLCSRRDVTPFLLKVFQDTNHKIEGKLFFSSDIPNKLPWDAGRHAKSLLHMSHSSVSLSHLLMVPMPESSGAMFGLVDCGSTIGTMIRLKSIHTLADGDRIHIGDKHEAEVSLSVGGVGSPFRGSMWDPITQSVVDHIEASNIKTPLEPIDNHLSLKIFSDGQQPKDEWIDPKGVIIGRGPISQSAYKKISITIQNGYISREHCLIFYDGSKPNGSRWILRDLSTLGTFLKIAPCSDPVPIYPGVVFKVGQCKIETLKGGSSNVLPMERMERGDRMEEERVDFHLRNGERIFPPFHGISPLALFPSIRQGPYDYLAPWDQERPEAMDNQRQQVDQQLPISSFPAPMNFQRISSSPGAHQSFIPPNTDSSTMEQSRDHGGSVDCHERIDGYHPFTSSMPVSNAYNFLGSNGEDSDQNMYFGHPGNQSHLPYSLGLPHGPSVSYPGLAPGAGTFQGGMQAMVRHAFLVAWDSYLRGAANINHDDQLPVHAPSGANVNSHPSVDGGNNNQWMDQE from the coding sequence atgGACGTGGATAGTGAATTGGAGTCGTCCTCTCGTCAAGAACCAGCTACTCAGCTAGACGATGTTTTGTTTGAATTTGCTGAGGAAGTAGATGCTAACGAACGGAGACATTTGCAGGAGCGGGCAGCGGCAATGGAAAGATTTTCAGATGTTTCTGGCACTGTCCCTCAGACTCACTCCAGGAACGAACATTCTCATATGATTAATTCCCAGACCCAATCTCCGGAGGCATCCCATGAAGCGATTGATAATACTCCAAACCACATTGAAAATATGGCAGAAAGTATCATTTCAAGTGATATTGTACAGGATGTCGATTCATCGGTCATCCCTTCAGGGCCTATGTCTAGTATTCTCAAGGATCTTATCTGTCCCATCTGCCTAGAGTACTTTTTTTTCCCAGTAACAGTATCTTGTGGGCATACTTTTTGCCGCTATTGCATAGGGCATAACAAATTGAACGGTAAAACATGCCCGCTATGCCGGCAACCGATTGGTAAATCATTTTctataaatacaatattgaCCAATTTGGTCAAGTCACTAAATTTGAGGAGGAGGGTCAATTCTATACCTAAGGAGCCGAATTACTCATCAGTTGATGAACAGGAGTGGTGGGATGAGAACTGTCTTAAGCCACAAGTTTGCgttgtgttatttttacGCATTTATTTCGGAGATCAGGCACGTCCCTCCGTGTTTTTTGATGATCTGGTTAGTTGTGTTATAGACTTTTTCAATTCTAATAATTTGTGGGATCGTTCCAAGTATCTGTTCACCCTGGCCGATTTGGTGACCTTGAAGCGTGCAATTGGGTACGATAAATCAGACAAAGATTCTACTTCACGCCTGCATAATTGGGTCGAAGATCATCTACTTTCCAACCCTGTACTCTGTTCTCGTCGTGATGTCACTCCATTTCTGCTAAAAGTATTCCAAGACACTAATCATAAGATCGAGGGCAAGTTGTTCTTTTCTAGTGATATCCCAAATAAGTTACCTTGGGATGCTGGGAGGCATGCAAAAAGCCTGCTTCACATGTCCCATTCTTCAGTATCCCTATCACATTTGTTAATGGTGCCAATGCCCGAATCCAGTGGTGCCATGTTTGGATTAGTGGACTGTGGATCTACAATTGGTACTATGATTAGGCTTAAGTCAATTCATACTTTGGCGGATGGGGATAGGATACATATAGGTGATAAGCATGAAGCTGAAGTTAGCCTATCTGTTGGAGGTGTTGGTTCGCCTTTCAGGGGCAGCATGTGGGATCCTATCACTCAATCTGTGGTGGATCATATAGAGGCATCGAACATTAAAACTCCACTAGAACCAATTGATAATCATTTGTCTTTGAAGATATTTTCCGATGGGCAGCAGCCCAAAGATGAGTGGATCGACCCAAAGGGTGTGATAATTGGCAGAGGGCCAATTTCGCAATCTGCCTACAAGAAGATCTCTATCACCATCCAAAATGGATACATATCGCGAGAACAttgtttgattttttaCGATGGATCGAAGCCAAATGGTTCTAGGTGGATTTTAAGGGATTTGAGTACTTTGGGCACATTTTTGAAGATTGCACCCTGTTCTGATCCCGTACCTATTTACCCTGGAGTAGTGTTCAAAGTAGGCCAGTGTAAGATTGAGACGCTCAAAGGTGGAAGCAGCAATGTATTGCCTATGGAGCGGATGGAGCGTGGCGATAGGATGGAAGAGGAAAGGGTGGATTTTCATCTCAGAAATGGTGAAAGGATCTTTCCTCCCTTCCATGGAATTTCTCCCCTGGCCCTGTTCCCCTCCATACGCCAAGGGCCCTATGACTACCTGGCCCCCTGGGACCAAGAGAGACCAGAGGCCATGGACAACCAACGACAACAAGTCGATCAGCAGCTTCCTATTTCATCTTTCCCAGCACCTATGAACTTCCAGCGAATTTCTAGCTCACCTGGTGCGCACCAGTCGTTTATCCCGCCTAATACGGATTCTTCTACTATGGAACAATCACGCGACCACGGTGGTAGCGTCGACTGCCATGAACGAATTGATGGATATCATCCATTCACTTCGTCAATGCCGGTGTCTAACgcttataattttttgggGTCCAATGGAGAAGATTCGGAtcaaaatatgtattttggGCACCCAGGCAATCAGTCCCACCTGCCTTATTCGCTTGGCCTCCCACACGGCCCATCCGTTAGCTATCCAGGGCTAGCTCCTGGTGCAGGCACTTTCCAAGGCGGAATGCAGGCAATGGTAAGGCACGCCTTTCTTGTGGCATGGGATTCGTATCTGCGCGGAGCTGCCAACATCAATCATGATGATCAATTGCCCGTGCACGCACCCTCCGGTGCCAACGTCAATTCTCATCCTAGCGTTGACGGAGGAAATAACAACCAGTGGATGGACCAAGAGTAA